From Halobacillus sp. Marseille-Q1614, the proteins below share one genomic window:
- a CDS encoding NADH-dependent flavin oxidoreductase, whose protein sequence is MKLFEKYTLPSGAELKNRVLMAPMTNFLSNDDGTVSLNELDYYARRSGGVGAVITACANVNKHGKGFDGEIGVDRDDQIPGLRKLAASIHEKGSKAILQIYHGGRMCPPHLVPNEDIVSASAVAAVREGAKTPREMTEEEVQRTIVDFGEATRRAIEAGFDGVEVHGANTYLLQQFFSPHSNRREDQWGGNIRDRMNFPLAVVESVLAAAASHAKEPFIVGYRLSPEERVEPGITMEDTLQFIDVLSEQNLDYLHLSLGDFYQGSMRDKTMTQPVIRVIQERINSKIPVMGVGSLYTPEEVEKALETVPLVSLGRELLIEPDWVRKVENGETVRTKMDKEYKEDVLIPEPMWTRIMNVPNWIPVKE, encoded by the coding sequence ATGAAACTTTTTGAAAAATACACTCTGCCCTCAGGAGCTGAGCTTAAAAACCGTGTCCTGATGGCCCCTATGACAAACTTTTTATCCAACGACGATGGAACTGTATCCCTTAATGAACTCGACTACTATGCCCGGCGCTCTGGTGGTGTAGGCGCGGTCATTACAGCCTGTGCCAATGTTAATAAACATGGAAAAGGGTTTGACGGAGAAATCGGTGTCGATCGAGACGACCAAATTCCTGGACTGAGAAAGCTTGCAGCCAGCATTCACGAAAAAGGATCGAAAGCTATTTTACAGATCTATCATGGAGGCCGCATGTGTCCGCCGCATTTAGTACCTAATGAAGATATCGTCAGTGCCAGTGCCGTAGCAGCAGTTCGTGAAGGAGCAAAAACACCTCGGGAAATGACCGAGGAAGAAGTGCAGCGTACGATCGTCGATTTCGGTGAAGCGACAAGACGGGCGATCGAAGCTGGATTTGATGGGGTAGAAGTTCACGGAGCGAACACGTACCTACTTCAGCAGTTCTTCTCCCCCCATTCTAACCGCCGTGAAGATCAGTGGGGCGGAAACATCAGAGACCGAATGAACTTCCCATTAGCCGTTGTGGAGTCTGTTTTAGCTGCAGCAGCCTCTCATGCGAAGGAGCCGTTTATTGTCGGCTACCGCTTATCACCGGAAGAACGTGTAGAACCAGGGATTACAATGGAAGATACTCTGCAGTTTATTGACGTATTATCTGAGCAAAATCTGGATTACCTTCATCTCTCTCTAGGTGACTTTTACCAAGGCTCTATGAGAGATAAGACGATGACTCAGCCCGTGATTCGGGTGATTCAAGAACGTATAAATTCCAAAATTCCGGTCATGGGAGTAGGCTCTCTCTATACACCGGAAGAAGTAGAAAAAGCATTAGAAACTGTCCCTCTCGTGTCCTTAGGCCGTGAACTTCTAATTGAGCCGGACTGGGTGCGTAAAGTAGAAAACGGGGAAACGGTCAGAACTAAAATGGATAAAGAATACAAGGAAGATGTCTTAATTCCAGAACCGATGTGGACGAGAATTATGAATGTACCAAACTGGATCCCTGTTAAAGAGTAA
- a CDS encoding nucleotidyltransferase domain-containing protein — MIQHEAVEVITNSLKNDPLVKAVFLKGLMGRGEEDEFSDVDLYVLVDEEEAFLPNRVAHVSSYRKLLFYDDIFIIAPQILAVYI, encoded by the coding sequence TTGATACAGCATGAAGCAGTAGAAGTGATCACCAATAGTTTGAAAAATGATCCACTTGTAAAAGCAGTTTTCTTAAAAGGGTTGATGGGCCGGGGAGAAGAAGATGAGTTTTCGGATGTGGATTTGTATGTACTGGTAGATGAGGAGGAAGCTTTTCTTCCTAATAGAGTGGCACATGTCAGCTCCTATCGGAAGTTATTGTTCTATGATGATATCTTTATTATCGCACCACAGATTCTCGCCGTCTACATCTAG
- a CDS encoding nuclease-related domain-containing protein — protein MPQMQLTTLYKRLPCEHPLFSEIESEFLKQSAGQYGENTVNHFLHYLSTDYLILKDLHLFDGHTHFQLDFLVISESFLLIIEVKNFKGELIFDFDNSQLLRRLSETLDVFPDPFLQVEHQKVQLAQWLDLYKFREIPIYSFVAIATLKQKLKR, from the coding sequence ATGCCCCAAATGCAATTAACCACTCTATATAAACGTTTACCGTGCGAACATCCTCTTTTTAGCGAGATCGAGTCTGAATTTCTTAAACAGTCAGCCGGTCAATACGGTGAAAATACAGTCAATCACTTCCTTCACTATTTATCCACCGACTACCTCATTTTAAAGGACCTTCACTTATTCGACGGTCATACCCATTTTCAACTCGATTTCCTGGTGATTTCAGAAAGCTTTTTATTAATTATTGAAGTGAAGAACTTTAAAGGAGAATTGATCTTTGACTTTGACAATTCCCAGCTTTTACGAAGATTATCAGAGACGTTAGATGTCTTTCCAGATCCCTTTTTGCAAGTAGAACACCAGAAGGTCCAGCTGGCTCAGTGGTTAGACCTTTATAAATTCAGAGAGATTCCGATCTACTCTTTTGTAGCCATCGCAACCCTAAAACAAAAATTGAAACGATAG
- a CDS encoding glutamate-5-semialdehyde dehydrogenase, which produces MTLMKSNVNVEEQAKEAQKASKKLLILSENEKNEALNHLAGVLEENYETILQANKKDLENGEEKGFSEAFMDRLSLSKERVYDFANGLREVAKLEDPTGNILSDWTLDNGLRVEKITVPLGVIGMIYEARPNVTVDATGLALKSGNAIVLKGGSSAINSNKAIVEVMHKGLQETKIPKEAVQFIASTDREATNQLFTMKEHIDVLIPRGGGKLIQAVVENATVPVLETGVGNCHIYIDREADVEKAINILVNAKTDRPAVCNAAETLVVHEEWLEKNSEALVKAFQQHGINVHGDEKAIAHIPGAVPAGEEDWANEYLSTDIAVKTVSDLTEAIAHIETYGTKHSEAIVTENNETAQKFLSLVDAAALYHNASTRFTDGGALGFGAEIGISTQKLHARGPMGLPALTTIKFLMKGDGQIR; this is translated from the coding sequence ATGACACTAATGAAAAGTAATGTGAACGTTGAGGAACAAGCAAAAGAGGCACAGAAGGCTTCGAAAAAGTTGTTAATTCTTTCCGAGAACGAAAAGAATGAAGCATTAAATCACTTAGCTGGCGTGTTAGAAGAAAATTATGAAACGATCTTACAAGCGAACAAGAAAGACTTGGAGAACGGCGAAGAAAAAGGTTTTTCTGAAGCTTTCATGGACCGCTTGTCTTTATCTAAAGAACGTGTTTATGATTTTGCTAACGGACTACGTGAAGTAGCAAAGCTTGAAGACCCAACAGGGAACATTCTTTCCGATTGGACGTTAGACAATGGCCTTCGAGTCGAAAAAATAACCGTGCCTTTAGGCGTAATCGGCATGATTTATGAAGCTCGCCCTAACGTAACAGTAGATGCTACTGGATTAGCGCTTAAATCTGGAAACGCCATTGTACTAAAAGGCGGATCTTCTGCGATTAACTCCAACAAAGCCATTGTTGAAGTGATGCACAAAGGTCTTCAAGAGACGAAAATTCCAAAAGAAGCGGTTCAATTTATCGCGAGCACGGACCGTGAAGCTACTAATCAGCTGTTTACAATGAAAGAGCATATAGATGTTCTGATCCCTCGCGGAGGCGGTAAGCTCATTCAAGCCGTTGTAGAAAACGCAACAGTACCGGTGCTTGAAACAGGAGTAGGGAACTGCCACATCTATATCGACCGCGAAGCGGATGTAGAAAAAGCGATTAACATTCTAGTGAATGCGAAAACCGATCGTCCAGCAGTTTGTAATGCTGCTGAAACGCTTGTCGTACACGAAGAATGGTTAGAGAAAAACAGTGAGGCCCTTGTAAAAGCTTTCCAACAACACGGCATTAACGTACACGGAGATGAGAAAGCTATTGCTCATATCCCAGGTGCCGTTCCAGCTGGAGAAGAAGACTGGGCAAACGAATACTTGAGCACAGACATCGCTGTGAAAACTGTAAGTGACCTGACCGAAGCAATTGCTCATATTGAAACTTACGGAACGAAGCACTCTGAAGCGATCGTTACAGAAAATAATGAAACAGCTCAGAAATTCCTAAGCCTTGTTGACGCAGCTGCTCTTTACCACAACGCATCTACAAGATTTACAGACGGCGGCGCACTTGGTTTCGGTGCTGAGATCGGAATTTCCACACAGAAACTTCACGCCCGTGGACCAATGGGCTTGCCTGCATTAACAACGATCAAGTTCCTTATGAAGGGCGACGGACAAATTAGATAA
- the proB gene encoding glutamate 5-kinase codes for MVNGTNKKRVVIKIGSSSLTSLHGEISRRKLEKLVDEIVRIKDDGHEVLLVSSGAVAAGYRKLGCLTRPDSLPEKQAAASVGQGLLMESYSDLFLSHGYIGSQILITRSDFSDENRYNNARNTINVLLERGIIPIVNENDTITIDRLKFGDNDTLSAKVAGLVDADDLIILSDIDGLYDADPRKNKDAKLLDTVHEITPEIEAAAGDPGSDVGTGGMKSKIDAFKIAMASGISSFLGKASEKSVVYDAVYRKAKGTYFEPEPDQENLNQKKQWIAFNSGPEGKVTVDHQAREIIVEQRDNLLPVNVHHVSGRFSKGAVVRIHDLDGEEIGLGVVNYSSDQMKKMISLTDNELESYDMAAIESKDLVCHLEVKLPVGV; via the coding sequence TTGGTTAACGGCACGAACAAGAAGCGTGTAGTTATTAAAATTGGAAGTAGTTCATTAACAAGTCTTCACGGTGAAATCAGCCGCAGGAAGCTTGAGAAATTAGTAGATGAGATTGTACGAATTAAAGACGACGGGCATGAAGTATTACTCGTATCATCAGGAGCCGTAGCGGCTGGTTACCGTAAACTAGGCTGCTTGACACGACCGGATTCCTTACCAGAAAAACAGGCAGCAGCGTCCGTTGGCCAAGGATTGCTTATGGAATCATATTCTGATTTATTCCTATCTCACGGCTATATCGGTTCACAAATATTAATAACTCGCAGTGACTTTTCTGATGAAAATCGTTATAATAATGCGAGAAACACAATAAATGTTCTTTTAGAACGTGGAATTATTCCAATTGTAAATGAAAATGACACGATCACGATTGATCGCTTGAAGTTTGGCGACAATGATACTCTATCTGCAAAAGTTGCCGGACTTGTTGACGCGGATGATCTTATCATCCTTTCTGATATCGACGGCTTATATGATGCCGACCCACGTAAAAATAAAGATGCCAAACTGCTTGACACGGTGCATGAAATTACACCGGAAATCGAAGCGGCAGCAGGAGATCCTGGAAGTGATGTAGGAACAGGAGGTATGAAGTCTAAAATTGATGCCTTCAAGATTGCTATGGCTTCGGGAATCTCATCCTTCTTAGGAAAAGCAAGTGAAAAGAGCGTAGTGTATGATGCCGTGTATCGTAAGGCAAAAGGCACTTACTTTGAGCCTGAACCAGACCAGGAAAACTTAAATCAGAAGAAACAGTGGATTGCGTTTAACTCTGGTCCTGAAGGTAAAGTAACAGTTGACCATCAGGCACGTGAAATTATCGTGGAACAGCGAGACAATCTGCTGCCAGTAAACGTTCACCATGTTTCTGGACGTTTCAGCAAAGGTGCAGTTGTAAGAATTCACGACCTTGATGGCGAAGAAATCGGTCTTGGTGTAGTCAATTACTCTTCCGACCAAATGAAGAAAATGATCAGCTTAACGGACAATGAACTTGAATCCTATGATATGGCAGCAATCGAAAGTAAAGATTTAGTTTGTCACTTAGAAGTTAAACTGCCAGTCGGTGTATAA
- the proC gene encoding pyrroline-5-carboxylate reductase, giving the protein MMNQTIAFLGAGSMAEAMISGMVESGKIPAKQIIVTNRSNQARLTEIQEKYGVRTVLKDELNFAEVDQFILAMKPKDIDAVLQDLKYKINPNQVLVSVLAGISTSYMEERLNDGQQVIRVMPNTSSMLRESATAVTPGKHVAFDQVVFTKELMKAIGEVFIIEEDKMDVFTGIAGSGPAYFYYLMEHIEETGNAEGMDRETLREIGAQTLLGAAKMMLEREESPTELRENVTSPNGTTAAGLNALHEAGGGEAIAEAIKGAASRSKEMSKQLENVLVGSK; this is encoded by the coding sequence ATGATGAATCAAACGATTGCTTTTCTAGGTGCAGGATCAATGGCAGAAGCTATGATCTCAGGAATGGTGGAGTCAGGAAAAATTCCTGCAAAGCAAATCATTGTTACAAATAGAAGTAATCAAGCACGACTAACTGAAATTCAAGAAAAATACGGTGTGCGCACAGTTTTAAAAGATGAACTGAATTTCGCAGAAGTTGATCAGTTTATCCTTGCTATGAAGCCAAAAGATATTGATGCCGTATTACAAGATTTAAAATATAAAATTAATCCAAACCAAGTACTCGTTTCTGTACTTGCCGGGATTTCAACCTCATATATGGAAGAACGCTTAAATGACGGACAGCAAGTTATCCGTGTAATGCCGAATACTTCAAGTATGCTGAGAGAATCTGCTACGGCAGTAACTCCAGGAAAGCATGTAGCATTTGATCAGGTTGTATTTACAAAAGAGTTAATGAAGGCCATTGGAGAAGTCTTCATTATTGAAGAAGATAAAATGGATGTTTTCACGGGAATCGCAGGAAGCGGTCCAGCATATTTCTACTATCTAATGGAGCATATCGAAGAAACAGGAAATGCGGAAGGCATGGATCGTGAAACACTTAGAGAAATCGGTGCACAGACTCTGCTTGGAGCAGCGAAGATGATGCTTGAGCGAGAAGAATCTCCAACTGAGTTAAGAGAAAACGTAACATCACCAAACGGTACAACAGCGGCTGGCTTGAATGCACTGCACGAAGCAGGCGGCGGTGAAGCCATCGCAGAAGCCATTAAAGGCGCAGCAAGCCGTTCAAAAGAAATGAGTAAACAATTAGAAAATGTACTAGTTGGTTCTAAATAA
- a CDS encoding thioredoxin family protein, with amino-acid sequence MEPVHTIEEVRTKLQKSPLTLLYISQPGCTVCHSLLPQVEEMMKEFPQINAVHADAQEVKEIAGEFEVFTVPVVILFSEGKELTRMARFVPMGDLHHQLTKYRHFLL; translated from the coding sequence ATGGAACCAGTCCATACTATAGAAGAGGTTCGCACGAAGCTTCAAAAAAGTCCGCTCACTTTACTTTATATATCGCAGCCAGGCTGTACAGTTTGCCATTCACTGCTTCCGCAGGTAGAAGAAATGATGAAAGAGTTCCCGCAGATTAATGCCGTCCATGCAGATGCACAGGAAGTAAAAGAAATTGCGGGAGAATTTGAGGTTTTCACCGTTCCAGTCGTTATATTATTTTCAGAAGGGAAAGAGCTGACTAGAATGGCACGGTTTGTTCCGATGGGAGATCTTCACCATCAGCTCACAAAATATAGGCATTTTCTTTTATAA
- the argS gene encoding arginine--tRNA ligase — MEKHILALQLSHLLGEEFSREWVYSQIEIPKQDKLGDLAFPCFKLAAKFRKSPNEIAAELAPKLKHDIFADAEPIKGYINIFLDQNFIAAHTLKQVLSGHYGKHDFGTGKTIAIDLSAPNIAKPFSMGHLRSTIIGNSLAQIAEHCGYKTVKINYIGDYGTQFGKLLAAYQRWGDEKTVRQNPIAELNKIYVKFHEEAAKTPSLEDEGRQWFKKLEQNEPEALKLWKWFKDASLEEFNKVYQLLGIKFDLTRGEAYYNDKMEAVVQLLKERSLLEESDGAQVVHLDEESLPPCLIKKSDETTTYATRDLTAAIDRYQSYSFSEALYVVGHEQSLHFHQVMQVLKKLQFPWADNMKHISFGMMLQEGKKMSTRRGKTVLLEKVLEEAVHLAKKNIEEKNPTLTHKDKVAQQVGVSAVIFHDLKHDRQNDVEFSLKDMLTFEGHTAPYLQYSCVRANSLLSKGGFNLQEASPSLLDENAWLLIKQLRAYPDVVKTAWKEYDPSKIAKYLLDLAKSFNQYYTVTKILQEDQLHARLTLVYSFSQILKEGLSLLGIETPEAM, encoded by the coding sequence ATGGAAAAACATATTCTTGCCTTACAATTGTCCCATCTCCTAGGTGAGGAATTTTCGCGTGAATGGGTCTATTCTCAAATTGAAATACCCAAGCAGGATAAACTCGGCGACCTCGCATTCCCTTGCTTTAAGCTTGCTGCTAAATTTCGCAAATCCCCAAATGAGATTGCAGCAGAGCTGGCTCCTAAGTTAAAACATGATATCTTCGCTGACGCGGAGCCCATAAAAGGGTATATTAATATCTTTCTTGATCAGAATTTTATCGCTGCCCATACTCTTAAACAAGTTCTCTCTGGACACTATGGAAAACATGATTTTGGCACTGGGAAAACCATTGCAATTGACTTATCCGCACCTAATATTGCGAAGCCTTTTTCTATGGGTCATTTACGTTCAACAATCATCGGGAATTCCCTGGCCCAGATTGCGGAACACTGCGGTTATAAGACAGTAAAGATCAACTATATCGGTGACTATGGCACTCAATTCGGCAAGTTGTTAGCTGCTTATCAACGCTGGGGTGATGAAAAAACAGTTCGTCAAAATCCAATAGCTGAGCTGAATAAAATTTATGTAAAATTTCACGAAGAAGCAGCAAAAACCCCTTCCCTGGAGGACGAAGGCCGTCAATGGTTTAAAAAGCTTGAGCAAAATGAACCGGAAGCTCTTAAATTGTGGAAGTGGTTTAAAGACGCTTCTCTTGAAGAGTTTAATAAAGTTTACCAACTGCTTGGAATCAAATTCGATCTTACCCGTGGGGAAGCTTATTATAATGATAAAATGGAGGCAGTCGTTCAGCTTTTAAAGGAGCGAAGTCTTTTAGAAGAATCGGACGGAGCGCAAGTCGTACATTTGGATGAAGAGAGCCTCCCTCCCTGCCTTATTAAAAAAAGCGACGAAACAACGACCTATGCCACGCGCGACCTGACAGCTGCAATTGATCGCTATCAAAGCTATTCTTTTTCCGAAGCGCTCTATGTAGTCGGTCATGAACAGTCGCTTCACTTTCATCAAGTGATGCAAGTGTTAAAGAAGCTCCAGTTCCCATGGGCAGACAATATGAAGCATATTTCATTTGGAATGATGCTTCAAGAAGGAAAAAAAATGTCTACACGCCGAGGAAAAACTGTGCTTTTAGAAAAAGTGTTGGAAGAAGCTGTTCATCTGGCGAAGAAAAATATAGAAGAAAAGAACCCCACACTCACGCATAAAGATAAAGTGGCTCAACAAGTCGGTGTCAGTGCTGTGATTTTTCATGATTTAAAGCATGACCGTCAGAACGATGTAGAATTCTCGTTAAAAGACATGCTTACCTTTGAAGGTCATACGGCACCTTACCTTCAATATTCCTGCGTACGTGCAAATTCACTTTTATCAAAAGGAGGCTTTAACCTGCAGGAAGCTTCTCCTTCTCTTTTGGACGAGAATGCATGGCTTCTTATTAAACAGCTGCGTGCCTACCCGGATGTCGTCAAAACAGCCTGGAAAGAATATGACCCAAGCAAGATAGCTAAATACTTGTTAGATCTGGCGAAATCTTTCAATCAGTACTATACAGTCACAAAAATATTACAGGAAGATCAATTACATGCTCGATTAACACTCGTCTATAGCTTTTCTCAAATATTAAAAGAGGGGCTTTCATTACTGGGAATAGAAACTCCAGAAGCCATGTAA
- a CDS encoding uridine kinase gives MTELPGFNKNLTLVGIDGCGGAGKSTLAEGISQRYSKSAIVHMDDFYLPSSERKIIRDIGGNFDYQRLIDQVITPLLKGTKCRYQRYDWELNDLAEWHTIEPEGMVIIEGCYSTRDEMREFYDYTIWVETPEDLRLKRGLQRDGDSGLSFWKEWMAEEDLYMEKQQPHKKVDQIVKGFS, from the coding sequence ATGACAGAATTACCTGGCTTTAATAAGAACCTGACTCTCGTTGGAATAGATGGCTGCGGCGGCGCAGGAAAAAGTACTCTGGCTGAAGGAATTTCTCAAAGATACTCCAAATCAGCCATTGTTCATATGGATGACTTTTATCTTCCTTCCTCAGAAAGGAAGATAATTCGCGATATCGGAGGAAACTTTGATTATCAGCGTCTGATTGATCAAGTCATCACCCCGCTTTTAAAAGGAACAAAGTGCCGCTACCAGCGTTACGACTGGGAGCTGAACGACCTGGCTGAGTGGCATACCATCGAGCCTGAAGGAATGGTCATTATTGAGGGCTGTTACAGCACAAGAGACGAAATGCGAGAATTCTATGATTATACGATCTGGGTGGAGACACCAGAAGACTTGAGATTAAAGCGCGGCCTTCAAAGAGACGGAGACTCCGGACTTTCGTTCTGGAAGGAATGGATGGCGGAAGAAGATCTTTATATGGAGAAACAGCAGCCTCACAAAAAGGTTGATCAGATTGTTAAAGGATTTTCATAA
- a CDS encoding MFS transporter, which translates to MEGNTNDDPLLDVRVFKYPMYSIALVMFIIVMMSMFSSEIILPMFMQGPLELTPAAAGLVLLPGALLNGLLSPIMGKLFDNFGPRKLIIPAAAVLTATMFSLSRVSGETPVYVIIISYILLMISVSAIMMPAQTNGLNQLPKRLYPHGTAIMNTLQPVAGAIGVSVFISILTSKQQSVLQSMENPASLSSMNQATTAGVELVYFVAFSIAALGFILSLFVKRAKPIDLQ; encoded by the coding sequence ATGGAAGGAAATACGAACGATGATCCGCTCCTTGACGTACGCGTCTTTAAATATCCAATGTACTCTATCGCACTGGTTATGTTTATTATCGTCATGATGTCCATGTTTTCATCAGAAATTATACTTCCGATGTTTATGCAGGGTCCGCTTGAATTAACACCGGCGGCTGCCGGCCTGGTACTTCTGCCCGGCGCGCTTCTAAACGGCTTACTATCTCCCATAATGGGAAAGCTATTCGACAATTTCGGCCCCCGAAAGCTCATTATTCCGGCGGCGGCTGTTCTAACAGCTACGATGTTTTCCTTAAGCCGTGTCAGCGGGGAAACCCCTGTTTACGTGATCATTATCAGCTACATTCTGCTGATGATCTCTGTTTCAGCTATTATGATGCCGGCTCAGACGAATGGACTCAACCAGCTGCCTAAACGCCTGTATCCACACGGGACAGCGATCATGAATACATTACAACCTGTTGCCGGCGCGATCGGTGTATCTGTTTTTATCAGTATTTTAACGTCCAAACAACAAAGTGTACTGCAGTCGATGGAGAATCCAGCGTCTCTATCCTCAATGAATCAGGCCACGACCGCTGGTGTCGAACTTGTTTATTTTGTAGCCTTCTCCATTGCAGCCCTAGGATTTATTCTGTCCTTGTTCGTTAAAAGGGCAAAGCCTATCGACTTACAGTAA
- a CDS encoding ribonuclease H-like YkuK family protein, producing MDSISFQNISHPHMTFEEVFTNIIFFMKEDPIGNYRLMLGTDSQVHYDHTLFITGIVIHRVGKGAWACIRKVKIPRCMDTLHERISYETTLTEEVASLFTKEKIDQMIDIILPHIYKDATFTMEGHIDIGAGERNRTRAYVNEMIARIESLGFEPKIKPDSIAASCYANKYTK from the coding sequence ATGGATTCCATTTCCTTTCAAAATATAAGTCATCCCCACATGACTTTTGAAGAGGTATTCACTAATATTATCTTTTTTATGAAGGAAGACCCCATTGGAAATTACAGATTAATGCTGGGAACTGATTCTCAAGTCCATTATGACCACACCTTATTCATTACAGGCATCGTTATTCACCGAGTTGGTAAAGGAGCGTGGGCGTGTATTCGTAAAGTGAAAATCCCCCGCTGTATGGACACCCTTCATGAAAGAATTTCTTATGAAACAACTTTGACCGAAGAAGTTGCTTCTTTATTTACGAAAGAGAAAATTGATCAAATGATTGATATTATCCTCCCTCATATTTATAAAGATGCGACTTTTACGATGGAAGGACATATTGATATTGGAGCTGGTGAAAGAAATCGCACCCGTGCATACGTAAACGAAATGATTGCAAGAATTGAATCACTAGGATTTGAACCTAAAATAAAACCGGACTCCATTGCTGCAAGCTGTTATGCCAATAAATACACAAAATAG
- the eutH gene encoding ethanolamine utilization protein EutH has product MWLNDAILIIITIFMAAGAVDYAFLHNRFGLGDKFHEAFMMMGPLALAMVGIISLAPVISEQLAPWVVPLYNRIGADPAMFASMILAIDMGAYPLAESLAETKQGAVFSWAFLGTMMGPTIVFTIPVALTIIEKSDQPYFARGILIGIITIPFGCLAGGALAGYEILWMIKNLVPTVFLALFIGLGIWKFTRITTRMFSLFGKGIEWVIIAGLIAIIVQTLTGAAVIPGLAPINEGIQIVGSITITLAGAYPLVAFINQAGKKLWEKAGKQIGINSIAVTGLIASLAHHLPMFAVLKEMNSKGKVVNSAFAVSGAFAFGSHIGFVAGIEKEVMAAVMAGKLTAGILAVIIALYTTSD; this is encoded by the coding sequence ATGTGGCTGAATGACGCGATATTAATTATCATTACCATCTTCATGGCAGCGGGTGCGGTGGACTATGCCTTTTTACATAATCGTTTTGGACTTGGTGATAAGTTCCATGAAGCTTTTATGATGATGGGGCCTTTGGCGTTGGCAATGGTGGGGATTATTTCACTGGCTCCTGTTATTTCTGAGCAGCTTGCTCCCTGGGTCGTTCCATTGTATAACCGGATCGGGGCTGATCCGGCCATGTTTGCGTCTATGATCTTAGCCATTGATATGGGGGCATATCCATTAGCTGAGTCGTTAGCGGAAACAAAGCAGGGGGCTGTCTTTTCCTGGGCGTTTCTTGGAACTATGATGGGGCCGACGATCGTATTTACAATTCCGGTCGCCCTGACGATTATTGAAAAAAGCGACCAGCCTTATTTCGCACGTGGGATATTAATAGGCATCATCACGATCCCCTTTGGATGTTTGGCGGGAGGGGCTTTAGCGGGGTACGAAATTCTATGGATGATTAAAAACTTAGTGCCTACAGTCTTTCTAGCATTATTTATAGGACTTGGAATATGGAAATTTACGAGAATTACGACTCGTATGTTCTCGCTGTTTGGAAAAGGGATAGAGTGGGTGATCATTGCCGGCCTGATCGCTATTATTGTCCAGACATTAACTGGAGCTGCTGTTATTCCGGGCCTGGCTCCAATAAATGAGGGAATTCAAATCGTAGGGAGCATAACAATTACTTTAGCGGGGGCTTATCCACTTGTTGCTTTTATTAATCAGGCAGGAAAAAAACTGTGGGAAAAAGCAGGAAAACAGATAGGCATCAACTCGATAGCTGTGACAGGATTAATCGCTTCATTAGCCCACCACCTTCCTATGTTTGCTGTATTAAAAGAAATGAATTCTAAAGGGAAAGTTGTGAATTCAGCCTTTGCAGTCAGCGGGGCATTTGCCTTTGGAAGTCATATCGGGTTTGTGGCAGGGATTGAAAAAGAAGTAATGGCTGCTGTAATGGCGGGTAAGCTGACAGCAGGTATCCTTGCCGTTATTATCGCCTTGTACACGACTTCAGATTAG
- a CDS encoding GNAT family N-acetyltransferase, with protein sequence MLRLENFTEKDEQQLIAWISDPRLLVQWAGSSFTFPLTSEQLEIYRQKANCQIYKAVEGGLTVGHAALKNIDHINRSARVGHIFISSEERGKGLGLKMLEALLEVSFNELQLHKVSLGVFDFNEPAVHTYKKAGFQIDGCLLDHKLVDHEFWNLWEMSILESEWNVNDS encoded by the coding sequence GTGCTTCGATTAGAAAACTTTACAGAAAAAGATGAACAGCAGTTGATAGCCTGGATCTCTGACCCAAGACTCCTTGTGCAATGGGCGGGCTCGTCTTTTACCTTCCCTCTAACGTCCGAACAGCTTGAGATTTATAGACAAAAAGCTAACTGTCAAATTTATAAAGCGGTGGAAGGCGGACTTACAGTAGGCCACGCAGCTTTAAAAAATATTGATCACATAAACCGCTCCGCACGTGTCGGCCATATTTTTATAAGTAGTGAAGAACGAGGTAAAGGGTTGGGATTAAAAATGTTGGAAGCTCTGCTTGAGGTTTCCTTTAATGAACTGCAATTACATAAAGTCAGCCTTGGCGTATTTGATTTTAACGAGCCGGCCGTACATACATATAAAAAAGCCGGCTTTCAAATCGACGGCTGCCTGCTCGATCACAAACTGGTGGATCATGAATTCTGGAATTTATGGGAGATGAGCATCCTGGAAAGTGAATGGAATGTAAACGATTCGTGA